The stretch of DNA TGGTTTGAGGATTGGGGAATCAAAACTCTCTCTGAAGTTGGTCTTCCCATTATGTCAAAGGATCATATCATAAAGGTCAGTGTGTAACCTTACTCATAAGTCATATCACCGTTGAGTTCTTCTTCTAACAGATCATCATTTTCTATTTCAGATATATGAGGACGAACCAGTTCTTCAGGCGTTCAAGCTGATGAGGAGAAAAAGAATCGGAGGCATACCTGTCGTTGAAAGGAAAAGTGAGAAGCCAGTAGGTAACATAAGCCTTAGAGATGTTCACTTTCTCCTCACTGCACCAGAGATCTACCATGACTACAGGTTAGTACTTCATAAATCCTTGTAATATATACCAAGTTTTGCCGCATTGTCAATCTTTAATGCTTTCTACTGATGTTTTTTTAGGTCAATCACAACAAAGAACTTCTTAGTAGCTGTTAGAGAGCATCTGGAGAAGCAGGGGGATACATCAGCTCCTATCATGAGCGGTGTGATCGCTTGCACTAAGAACCATACACTAAAGGAACTGATCTTGATGTTAGATGTCGAGAAGATCCATAGGATATATGTGGTAGATGATTCTGGTAACCTCGAAGGACTCATCACTCTCAGAGACATCATTGCAAGACTTGTCCATGAGCCATCTGGCTATTTTGGGGATTTCTTTGACGGCGTTATACCTCTTCCCCAAAACTACCGAGTTTGACAAAACAGTGTCTTTCTTGTGTAAATTGTCCTTGTTCTTTCCTAATGCTTCTGTCTGTTTGTGGCAAAGTTCTTGAATTTGTGTTATAAACTTTCAAACAGaaataataaaagatgaaaGAGCCGGTCTTTGAGTGAATGAATATACGTCTGAAATACAGTAATCTTAAGATTCTaatatttggtcctaaaattGGAACAATTAGGTCTCTGGTTGGAGTAAGTGTTCTTCAAACTTAATCATGATCTGATCCATCTCCGGTTGATGCTTCCTAACCTGAAAATATTTTTGCTACGGTAAGATATAGATACCAAAACAAGATTTCCCATTACAATCATTGTATAGAAAAGTCATGAGATGATAATTCAAGAGACTTTAGTTACTTTGATGTTGGCCAGGGATAAGAGCTTGTGAGAGGCTACATAAATAACATCTGAGTCATTTGGTGTCTTTTCCACAAAATAGATGACCTCGCTAACACCAGACTGCAAGAAAGAAAGCTAAGATGAAAAGTCCACTTGACTCTGATGCTCTACTTGCATTAGAATGTTTAATAGGTCTAAATAGATCATTTGGGTTCTGGTGTTCGATATCAAAATGACAGGTTTGTTGGAGACATTAACCATCAAACGTTTCTATAGTTCCATTTTAGGATCCGAATTTGACACATCAATCCAAATAGTATGAAGAACATACCTGTATAATAACCTTTGCACATTCATTGCAAGGGAACATGGTCACATAAAGCTTCTGCAAGACATTACagaaagcaaaaacaaaccATCTCACACAAATATGACGGAACAGAAACCTCAGCAGAGACCACAGATAGCAGATTCTGACAATCAAATTATGTAGAATATTCGATATAAGAAACGAACCTGGCCGGCTGCAGATGCATGGTTTGTGTTTAGTATGGCATTTACTTCAGCATGACAAACATACCTACAAAAGTCAGAATCATAAACATCAGTGCTTAGCAATGAGCCAAAACGGATAAGAACTGTAAACATCTCACCGTATTACAGATTCCTAAATGAAAGTGTGCACAATACTCAGCAAAACAAGAAGTTAAAGGTTTAGCTGTAGTTTGCACATTGAGATTAGTACTTACGGATACTTCGTTTCCAATGGGTTCCCAGTTTTCGATTTCTGTAAAAATGGCATGAGCAAATTATCATCCAAAATACATCTAGGGGATAAAGTTACTTGCATTATCTCGAGAGATTCATTTCTTTACCATAACattgtttcttttcttgaacCCATTATTACCCACACTTGTAGTTTACTGACTACTTTTGAATCAACTTCAGTAATTTTTCTTAGATTTAAGATGAATATAATACCTTGGCCCAAGGAAGTCTGTCATCAGAGCAGCCTCTTGGAAAACCATTATAGCCAATCCCTAGATGAAACATGAAAGCTATTTTAATTCATTGTTTTAACTGAGCCTTGCACCATATTGTTAGAATAAGCACAACTTTGGAGTGAAAACATGAAATAAACTACACAAAACCACAATGTTCCAAAAGAGATCAAAAGGACAAGTTTGATCCCTTTATCTTACCCAGAATTATACCATCTTGACTCACCAAACACGCACCAACCTGCCAAAGCATAAGAATAGGAAAAAAGACTGTAAATTTTGAATGCTTCCAGCAATTAAAATGAGAATGCACCACAAGACGAGATTCCAACCTGCCTGTTAGGATCCTTTGATCGTTCTGCTGATAAGAATGCAATCGCCATGAAATAATCGTCCCATGATAAGTACCTTTTTTTGTCACaccaatcaaaaccaaattacttactaacattaaaaaaaaaaaatcaaaagcaacttgagatttttttttttctggaagttGGAAAATTTCGATATGGGAACAACGAAATCGgaacaaaaacagaagaaattaaCGAAATTGAGACGAACCCTTTTCGTTTCAGAGGACTGAAAGGATCTTCAGGTGGGAATCTTCTGGAAATTGCGGTGATTTCGGTGGAACAACTACTAACTCGTCGGGATTTGgggtttttagggtttggtgAGAAGGCGCGAAAGGCTAGTGCTGAAATCAAAGCACCGAGAACTGCAGAGGTAGAGACGAGTGCAATATCTCGAGAGTTCATTGGAGCTTAGAGAGAAACTCTTATCCTGCAAAAgatctttgctttgttttggcTGTGTTGGggctctttctctttatctgtTTCACTCTTATCAACGGAACAAATGTCGCGGGAAACTAGAGAGTGAGAAGTCCCCTCCCCCGCCATTCCGGTTCAGGCTGGTTTATCGGTACCATATAAAATTGTCGGTTTATGGTGCGGTTGATAACCTGATTGGTTTTAAGTGACTGTGTTTTACACTTTTACTGTTTTCCCTTCTAAGCAgagaaaatcaacaaaattagaGATTTTGCCCTTAttagattttagttatt from Camelina sativa cultivar DH55 chromosome 9, Cs, whole genome shotgun sequence encodes:
- the LOC104711350 gene encoding deoxycytidylate deaminase-like yields the protein MNSRDIALVSTSAVLGALISALAFRAFSPNPKNPKSRRVSSCSTEITAISRRFPPEDPFSPLKRKGYLSWDDYFMAIAFLSAERSKDPNRQVGACLVSQDGIILGIGYNGFPRGCSDDRLPWAKKSKTGNPLETKYPYVCHAEVNAILNTNHASAAGQKLYVTMFPCNECAKVIIQSGVSEVIYFVEKTPNDSDVIYVASHKLLSLANIKVRKHQPEMDQIMIKFEEHLLQPET